In Microvenator marinus, one genomic interval encodes:
- a CDS encoding WGR domain-containing protein, protein MSLSYSKYLVSTSTSGGKYWEVEVEGTDVRIRYGKLGAERPWSTKSYETEEKAIKEAEKTANSKLRKGYSEAPRPSEISDESVDLSKTPLRGVFYFRALDRYPGGNADMFTIKITVDMSPGEDPKIKAARHSNWDGEHFTTTETEFEMPGLKENTAKLIGAAQSLTDAGQREGDFIIDEPRYDDEEYDTEWSFLEFTLYKNESASESKDPVLLKVVQRAIPKAPKVSPPDETFAAFIEAVHTLCGIGRVENTSESGDAFSAAFSKSSENISHGYKDGEIPLYL, encoded by the coding sequence ATGTCTCTGAGCTATTCGAAGTATCTGGTTTCAACGAGCACATCGGGCGGAAAGTACTGGGAAGTTGAGGTCGAGGGGACCGATGTACGTATCCGCTACGGGAAGTTGGGCGCTGAACGTCCTTGGTCCACAAAGTCTTATGAGACCGAGGAGAAGGCGATAAAGGAAGCCGAGAAGACGGCGAATAGCAAACTTCGAAAAGGGTATTCCGAGGCTCCTCGGCCCTCAGAGATCAGCGATGAGTCGGTCGATCTCAGCAAAACTCCTCTGCGCGGGGTATTCTACTTCCGCGCCCTGGACCGCTATCCGGGAGGAAATGCGGATATGTTCACAATCAAGATCACGGTGGACATGTCTCCGGGCGAAGATCCCAAAATCAAAGCGGCCAGGCATAGCAATTGGGACGGCGAGCACTTCACCACCACCGAAACTGAATTTGAGATGCCGGGGCTTAAGGAGAACACGGCCAAACTGATAGGAGCAGCTCAGTCCCTGACTGACGCGGGGCAGCGCGAAGGTGACTTCATCATCGACGAGCCCCGCTACGACGACGAAGAATACGACACCGAATGGAGCTTCCTCGAGTTTACACTCTATAAAAACGAATCCGCTTCCGAGAGCAAAGATCCGGTCTTGTTGAAGGTCGTACAACGAGCCATTCCCAAGGCTCCTAAAGTCAGCCCGCCAGACGAGACCTTCGCGGCATTCATCGAGGCGGTCCACACCCTTTGTGGAATCGGCCGAGTTGAGAACACCTCGGAATCAGGTGATGCTTTTTCTGCGGCCTTCAGCAAGTCCTCTGAAAACATATCTCATGGGTACAAAGACGGCGAGATACCCCTCTATCTCTGA
- a CDS encoding tRNA-queuosine alpha-mannosyltransferase domain-containing protein — MKALLISAYDAGSHRAWRNGLEKYLDIELHQIVLPPRAWAWRIGTAPWQIKTTFSDLLAESWDVLITTSVLDLATLRGIVPELREIPTIVYWHENQFAYPRDVDAFILMKEVYTLASASVNIFNSNYNRDSLLDGVERFFEKKPDAVDLSLLRDSIKRSEVIPVGIEPLAEAQTERERRVVWNHRWEWDKAPEVFFEAVEVLAERGVDFDLSIHGEAFRTSPDVFSEAQAKFGDRLKHFGYSTRDEYVESLRTAGVVVSSAIHEFQGVAMLEAIEAGARPVAPARLAYPEYIHDEDLYSPGSSESVALAEAIERALGAPYPTYDLSPYHWPTVISQWKEVLARETR, encoded by the coding sequence ATGAAGGCACTCCTGATCTCAGCCTACGACGCCGGAAGCCACCGAGCTTGGCGAAACGGACTCGAGAAGTACCTGGACATTGAGCTCCACCAGATCGTTCTGCCTCCGCGTGCTTGGGCGTGGCGCATTGGCACGGCCCCCTGGCAAATCAAAACGACTTTTTCCGACTTGCTCGCCGAGTCATGGGACGTGTTGATCACGACCAGTGTGCTCGACCTCGCGACACTAAGAGGGATTGTGCCGGAATTGCGCGAAATCCCGACGATTGTGTACTGGCATGAGAATCAGTTTGCCTACCCGCGGGATGTGGATGCCTTCATCCTAATGAAGGAAGTCTACACGTTGGCATCGGCGAGCGTGAATATCTTTAACTCGAATTACAATAGGGACTCTTTGTTGGATGGGGTTGAGCGCTTCTTCGAGAAGAAGCCTGACGCGGTGGACCTGAGTCTTCTGCGAGATTCCATCAAGCGTTCCGAGGTAATTCCGGTTGGCATAGAGCCTTTGGCTGAAGCCCAAACCGAGCGGGAACGGCGCGTCGTCTGGAACCATCGTTGGGAGTGGGACAAGGCTCCTGAGGTATTCTTTGAGGCCGTTGAAGTCTTGGCTGAACGCGGCGTTGACTTCGACCTCTCCATTCATGGAGAGGCCTTCCGGACGAGCCCCGATGTTTTCAGCGAAGCCCAGGCAAAGTTTGGTGATCGGCTAAAGCATTTTGGCTACTCGACTCGTGATGAGTACGTGGAAAGTCTACGCACGGCCGGTGTTGTGGTGAGTTCCGCAATCCACGAATTTCAGGGTGTGGCCATGCTCGAGGCCATTGAAGCAGGAGCGCGTCCTGTGGCGCCTGCAAGGCTCGCCTACCCAGAGTACATCCACGATGAAGATCTCTACTCTCCCGGCTCCAGTGAATCCGTGGCTCTTGCAGAAGCGATAGAAAGAGCCTTAGGCGCCCCCTACCCCACCTATGACCTGAGCCCCTATCATTGGCCCACGGTCATTTCTCAATGGAAGGAAGTGCTCGCCCGAGAAACTCGATAA
- the rpsD gene encoding 30S ribosomal protein S4 → MARYRGPRLRITRRLGTDLPGLTRKMSDRAYPPGQHGQGRQKFSEFKKQLYEKQKLRFNYGISEKQLRNIFTDARRSKDPAGLVLLRLLEQRLDNVIFRLGLAPSIPAARQLVVHRHILVDGKKVDRPSYRVQVGSNISVRPKSRQLQIVSESVANPVLRLPSYLEFDQKTLTGKMTQLPDREDVPLEVDEQLVVEYYSPRL, encoded by the coding sequence ATGGCACGCTACAGAGGACCACGACTTCGCATCACTCGCCGCCTTGGCACTGACCTTCCTGGTCTCACACGAAAAATGTCAGATCGCGCTTATCCTCCAGGACAGCACGGACAGGGACGCCAGAAGTTCAGCGAGTTCAAGAAGCAGCTCTACGAAAAGCAGAAACTGCGTTTCAACTACGGTATCAGCGAGAAGCAGCTTCGCAACATCTTCACCGATGCTCGACGCTCTAAAGATCCAGCTGGTCTTGTTCTCCTTCGTTTGCTCGAGCAGCGTTTGGACAACGTGATCTTCCGCCTTGGACTCGCTCCTTCAATTCCTGCTGCACGCCAGCTTGTGGTTCACCGCCACATCCTTGTCGACGGCAAGAAAGTTGACCGTCCAAGCTACCGCGTTCAGGTCGGCTCGAACATCTCGGTTCGTCCGAAGAGCCGCCAGCTTCAGATCGTTTCTGAGTCAGTCGCAAACCCAGTTCTTCGTCTTCCTTCGTACCTTGAGTTCGACCAGAAGACCCTTACTGGCAAAATGACTCAACTTCCAGACCGTGAAGACGTGCCTTTGGAAGTCGACGAGCAGCTCGTGGTCGAGTACTACTCACCACGACTCTGA
- a CDS encoding thrombospondin type 3 repeat-containing protein — protein sequence MLNKKLLILGMLVFWNAGCSGCDDTATGGAGIGEACVLEEDCAEGLVCTDGLCAEPNTEPRDTDRDGIPDSEDNCPDIPNPLQEDSDNNGIGDACEPPSGDDRDGDGVRDSEDNCPDEPNPSQSDVDGDGIGDACDPDADDDGTLNEDDNCPLVPNPGQEDQDGDGQGDVCDDSDGDGVLDNEDNCPDVSNPNQSDQDGDGIGDACDDDRDGDGVINTNDNCPDVENPEQEDTDEDGVGDACDPDTTRREGRPFDDTCIYGAPIGVFEPELKWSLGIGANDPYPDRTQVMMTPVVANLTDDDADGVIGTRDTPDIIYGTFSTFVKASHDDLRRGVLRAASGDGTGLLWSVGADELGIGSGGGINPGGNIAVGDIDNDGFVEIIASVWSDTAETGGLVAVSHDGQVLWMTSYSRNGLLQPRQFKSWWGGPSIADLDGDGNPEIIMGATVFTNTGDLKWDAATSATLTGPMGEGINWPNGDSTRTTYTGPLSVVADLDGVTDPTLNRKTQEVVTGRTAYKHDGTVLWEADANLPDGFPAIGDFNGDGNPEVVVAANGDIRIHDGLTGAVVWGPVDLEAGRLGAPTVADLTGDGNPEIGVAGQREFFALTVNLNTPNPTLNQAVLWSNVTQDASSSMTGSSVFDFEGDGKAELVYNDELYLRVYDGTTGDVLFEQPNTSYTAVEYPIIVDVNNDGAANIVVGTNDFECDDVLPCPKGFSGIRVFGDDNDNWVSTRRIWNQHSYHINNVNEDGSIPSQETSSWVDHNTYRLNRQTELDPQAAPDLILEEPQGLFDACTGTLTTWVTNAGAVRVGAGLPVSFYGDDGSGQQYLGQALTQLPMEPGDSERVRLNVTLTNAGPWAFFAVADDLMGAGAPGTQNECNEDNNQILVPAVTDCQP from the coding sequence ATGTTGAATAAGAAGCTATTGATTCTTGGAATGTTGGTGTTCTGGAACGCCGGTTGCTCCGGTTGTGATGATACCGCGACGGGCGGCGCCGGTATTGGCGAAGCTTGCGTGTTAGAAGAAGATTGCGCCGAAGGTCTGGTCTGTACGGATGGCCTGTGCGCTGAGCCTAACACCGAACCACGAGACACCGATAGAGACGGTATCCCCGACTCCGAAGACAATTGCCCAGACATTCCAAATCCTCTTCAGGAAGATAGCGACAATAACGGCATCGGCGACGCGTGTGAGCCTCCGAGCGGAGATGACCGCGACGGTGACGGCGTGCGTGACAGCGAGGATAACTGCCCCGATGAGCCGAACCCAAGCCAGTCAGACGTCGATGGTGACGGCATCGGCGACGCCTGCGACCCCGACGCTGACGACGACGGCACCCTCAACGAAGACGATAACTGCCCGCTCGTTCCAAACCCCGGCCAGGAAGACCAAGACGGTGATGGCCAGGGCGACGTGTGTGATGACTCGGATGGCGACGGCGTGCTCGACAACGAAGACAACTGCCCCGATGTCTCCAACCCAAATCAGAGTGACCAAGATGGAGACGGCATCGGCGATGCCTGTGACGATGACCGCGACGGAGACGGCGTCATCAACACCAATGATAATTGTCCGGACGTTGAAAATCCCGAACAAGAGGATACCGACGAAGATGGCGTAGGCGATGCTTGCGACCCCGACACCACACGTCGCGAAGGCCGACCTTTCGACGATACCTGTATCTACGGGGCACCGATCGGTGTCTTTGAGCCAGAGTTGAAATGGTCGCTTGGAATTGGTGCCAATGACCCCTATCCAGACCGCACTCAGGTGATGATGACGCCGGTTGTGGCGAACCTCACAGACGATGACGCAGACGGCGTGATCGGCACGCGGGACACGCCGGACATCATTTACGGAACCTTCTCGACCTTCGTGAAGGCTAGCCACGACGATTTGCGCCGAGGCGTGTTGCGCGCGGCTTCGGGAGACGGCACGGGCCTTCTCTGGAGCGTTGGTGCCGACGAGCTCGGTATCGGTTCGGGTGGCGGCATCAATCCGGGCGGCAACATCGCAGTAGGCGATATCGATAACGATGGGTTCGTCGAGATTATCGCGAGTGTGTGGTCGGATACGGCCGAAACCGGTGGTCTCGTGGCCGTTTCTCATGACGGCCAAGTCCTTTGGATGACCTCGTATTCAAGGAATGGCCTGCTCCAACCTCGGCAGTTCAAGTCGTGGTGGGGTGGACCTTCCATCGCGGACCTGGATGGAGACGGAAATCCCGAAATCATCATGGGCGCGACCGTCTTCACCAACACGGGCGATCTCAAGTGGGATGCGGCGACTTCCGCCACGCTCACCGGACCGATGGGCGAGGGCATCAACTGGCCGAATGGCGACTCCACACGAACCACCTATACAGGACCACTCAGCGTGGTGGCCGATCTGGACGGTGTAACGGACCCAACTCTCAACCGAAAGACCCAGGAAGTTGTGACCGGCCGAACGGCATACAAGCATGACGGCACGGTGCTCTGGGAAGCTGATGCTAATCTTCCTGATGGCTTCCCAGCGATCGGTGACTTTAATGGGGACGGCAATCCTGAGGTGGTTGTGGCTGCAAACGGCGATATCCGCATCCACGATGGTTTGACCGGAGCCGTAGTTTGGGGCCCGGTTGACCTTGAGGCTGGCCGCCTTGGCGCGCCTACCGTGGCCGACCTTACAGGCGATGGGAATCCAGAGATCGGTGTAGCCGGTCAACGTGAATTCTTCGCCCTGACCGTAAACCTCAACACGCCTAACCCTACGCTCAATCAGGCAGTACTCTGGTCGAACGTGACCCAGGACGCCTCGAGCTCCATGACGGGATCATCGGTCTTCGACTTCGAGGGCGATGGCAAGGCCGAGCTGGTCTACAACGATGAGCTCTACCTGCGCGTCTACGACGGCACCACTGGCGACGTGCTCTTTGAGCAGCCAAACACCTCGTACACCGCGGTCGAATACCCGATCATCGTCGACGTCAACAATGACGGCGCCGCGAATATCGTGGTGGGTACGAACGATTTCGAGTGTGATGACGTGCTCCCTTGCCCGAAAGGATTCTCGGGAATCCGAGTCTTCGGAGACGATAATGACAATTGGGTCTCCACTCGCCGCATCTGGAATCAGCACAGCTATCACATCAACAATGTCAACGAGGACGGAAGTATCCCGTCCCAAGAGACATCAAGCTGGGTTGATCACAATACCTACCGCTTGAATCGGCAGACCGAACTCGACCCTCAGGCTGCTCCAGATCTCATTTTGGAAGAACCACAGGGACTCTTTGACGCATGTACGGGCACGCTCACAACATGGGTGACCAACGCGGGTGCGGTACGCGTGGGTGCAGGGCTTCCTGTCAGCTTCTACGGCGATGATGGCTCCGGCCAGCAATACCTCGGACAAGCCTTGACTCAGCTTCCGATGGAGCCCGGCGATTCGGAGCGAGTTCGCCTCAACGTGACTCTGACCAACGCGGGCCCTTGGGCGTTCTTTGCCGTGGCGGATGACCTCATGGGCGCTGGGGCCCCGGGCACTCAGAACGAGTGTAATGAGGACAACAACCAGATTCTGGTGCCTGCCGTCACGGATTGTCAGCCCTAA
- a CDS encoding alpha/beta hydrolase, translating to MPEFSWVERHAFEFRQTDSKPNTCFVLLHGFAGSPAEMRPLGEALFAKGYDAVGPALLGHGINPEALNLVHWQDWVEAARDFLHEERERYPTVVLIGLSMGALVSSIIVSSSEPQELPDALVLLAPALKARDERLKWARWMKYVLPWFPETVRPQAGLTSKDGWKRLWHYEKRPVHALAELYYIQEFAKTILSKVHKPVLVVHGMKDLTVPESSARDVYEGLASRQKEILWLEKSGHCLTADVELDLLVSEIIEFLGRALPSIEK from the coding sequence ATGCCAGAATTTTCCTGGGTTGAGCGCCATGCTTTCGAGTTCAGGCAAACGGACTCGAAGCCGAACACGTGTTTCGTGCTCTTGCACGGATTTGCGGGTTCGCCGGCTGAGATGCGCCCGCTCGGTGAAGCACTTTTTGCGAAGGGTTACGACGCGGTGGGACCGGCCCTTCTGGGTCACGGAATCAATCCAGAGGCCCTGAACCTCGTGCATTGGCAAGATTGGGTGGAAGCCGCGCGGGATTTCCTGCACGAAGAGCGCGAGCGATATCCTACGGTGGTGTTGATCGGTCTAAGCATGGGAGCCCTCGTCTCGTCTATCATCGTGTCGTCCTCTGAGCCCCAGGAGTTGCCGGATGCTCTGGTTCTTCTGGCTCCAGCGCTAAAAGCCCGCGACGAGCGTCTGAAATGGGCGCGCTGGATGAAGTACGTGCTTCCCTGGTTCCCAGAGACGGTGCGTCCTCAAGCGGGCCTGACCAGCAAAGACGGCTGGAAACGCCTCTGGCATTACGAAAAACGCCCCGTGCATGCCCTGGCCGAGCTCTACTACATTCAGGAATTCGCAAAGACCATTCTCAGCAAGGTCCATAAGCCCGTGCTTGTGGTGCATGGCATGAAAGACCTGACGGTGCCTGAGAGCTCGGCTAGAGACGTTTACGAGGGCCTGGCGTCGCGGCAGAAGGAGATTCTTTGGTTGGAGAAATCCGGTCATTGCCTGACCGCCGATGTGGAGCTCGATCTCCTCGTCTCCGAGATTATCGAGTTTCTCGGGCGAGCACTTCCTTCCATTGAGAAATGA
- a CDS encoding DUF1015 domain-containing protein, producing the protein MVDIRPFRALRPKKDLAKAVAAPPYDVLDSSEARTLVASNPHSFLHVTKSEVDLPEGTHLYSDQVYAQARQNLANMIDEGVLAFDQNETFYVYRQRMDGREQTGIVAGTSVAEYNEGIIKKHEKTRQGKEDDRTRHILETGANTGPVFMTYRASTAIDEIVDNVCAAEPDVDFVADDQIAHTIWVIKDESKVNALQSAFEKVPALYIADGHHRSASAARVAQIKRDQNLAHTGDEPYNYFMSVIFPDSQLRILDYNRLVKDLNGLSPEDFLTKLGAEFEVEKIQKARPAEKYEFTMFLGDQWYRLRLKNAVDTTDPVASLDVSILQDRVLAPILGIGDPRLDERMDFVGGIRGMDELERRVKDGMAVAFAVFPASMDELLNIADASEIMPPKSTWFEPKLRSGLIIRTIE; encoded by the coding sequence ATGGTAGATATACGTCCGTTTCGAGCACTTCGCCCTAAGAAAGACCTCGCAAAAGCAGTGGCAGCGCCGCCTTACGATGTTTTGGATTCGTCAGAAGCCCGGACTCTCGTGGCCTCAAACCCGCATTCATTTCTTCACGTCACGAAGTCAGAAGTTGATCTACCTGAAGGCACCCATCTCTACTCCGATCAGGTCTACGCTCAGGCTCGCCAGAACCTCGCCAATATGATCGATGAAGGTGTGCTCGCCTTTGACCAGAATGAGACGTTCTACGTCTACCGGCAGCGCATGGATGGTCGCGAACAGACAGGTATTGTGGCCGGGACGAGTGTCGCCGAGTACAACGAAGGCATCATCAAAAAGCACGAGAAGACGCGCCAGGGAAAAGAGGATGATCGCACTCGCCATATCCTCGAAACCGGCGCCAACACTGGGCCTGTCTTTATGACGTATCGCGCGAGTACAGCGATCGATGAGATTGTAGACAACGTCTGTGCCGCTGAGCCCGACGTGGATTTTGTAGCCGACGATCAGATCGCGCACACGATTTGGGTGATCAAAGATGAGTCCAAAGTCAATGCCCTGCAAAGCGCCTTTGAGAAGGTCCCCGCACTCTATATCGCGGACGGACATCATCGAAGCGCTTCCGCGGCTCGCGTAGCGCAAATCAAGCGCGATCAGAATCTGGCGCACACAGGTGATGAGCCCTACAACTACTTTATGTCGGTGATCTTCCCGGACTCTCAACTCCGAATCCTCGACTACAATCGCCTCGTTAAGGATCTCAACGGCCTGAGCCCGGAAGACTTTCTGACCAAGCTCGGTGCCGAGTTCGAGGTGGAGAAGATCCAAAAGGCGCGCCCAGCTGAGAAGTACGAATTCACCATGTTCTTGGGCGACCAGTGGTATCGCCTACGCCTGAAAAACGCCGTGGATACTACGGACCCTGTCGCATCACTCGATGTCTCCATCCTTCAAGATCGCGTGCTCGCTCCCATCCTTGGCATCGGCGACCCACGGCTTGACGAGCGCATGGACTTTGTTGGCGGCATCCGGGGGATGGATGAGCTCGAGCGCCGCGTGAAGGACGGCATGGCCGTCGCGTTCGCCGTCTTCCCTGCCTCCATGGACGAGCTGCTCAACATCGCGGATGCATCCGAAATCATGCCCCCAAAGTCCACCTGGTTTGAACCAAAACTTAGGTCAGGCCTCATCATCCGCACGATTGAGTAG
- a CDS encoding MarR family transcriptional regulator has protein sequence MGRPSNVFAAKSSRIARHLLQHPSDSFLQVELADATGLDPGYTSKIVHRLEELRLISRNENDEVKVRDPDLLLDAWREKYDFSMHRIIKGTVAANNSRDLALALQERLREYPGEYAATGLTASWFMDKFATHRIVTFFVEKPTKAMLSALRFHEGEKGANVWLVLPKDEGVFQGKKMVNGLMCVHPVQAYLDVLQHPERGPEAADSLRESQLKWT, from the coding sequence GTGGGAAGACCTTCTAATGTGTTTGCGGCCAAGAGTTCTCGGATTGCTCGCCATCTTTTGCAACATCCTAGCGACTCATTCCTCCAGGTTGAACTGGCCGACGCGACGGGTCTAGATCCGGGCTACACCAGTAAAATTGTCCATCGCCTCGAAGAACTCAGGCTCATCTCGCGCAATGAAAACGATGAAGTCAAAGTTCGTGACCCGGACTTGTTGCTTGATGCCTGGAGAGAGAAATACGACTTCTCCATGCATCGCATCATCAAGGGCACGGTGGCTGCTAACAATAGTCGCGATCTCGCGCTCGCGCTTCAGGAGCGACTTCGCGAGTATCCGGGGGAATACGCCGCCACAGGGTTGACCGCCTCGTGGTTCATGGACAAATTCGCGACTCACCGAATCGTGACGTTCTTTGTGGAAAAGCCGACGAAGGCCATGTTGTCAGCGCTCAGGTTTCACGAAGGCGAGAAGGGCGCAAATGTGTGGTTGGTCTTGCCTAAGGATGAGGGCGTGTTTCAAGGGAAGAAGATGGTGAATGGTCTGATGTGCGTCCACCCAGTACAAGCCTATTTGGACGTGTTGCAGCATCCCGAAAGAGGACCAGAAGCCGCAGATTCCTTGCGCGAATCTCAACTTAAATGGACATGA